One stretch of Candida orthopsilosis Co 90-125, chromosome 3 draft sequence DNA includes these proteins:
- a CDS encoding Dpb11 protein (S. cerevisiae homolog DPB11 has role in mitotic cell cycle G2/M transition DNA damage checkpoint, DNA replication checkpoint, double-strand repair via break-induced replication, positive regulation of protein phosphorylation), whose product MHSRKPFLGLTFCCTGVETTTRNEIMRIIESMGGVQHLDLMTDVQYLIVGNRKTQKYQFCIKNRLDIKYLTKDAVFKIHEQWLIGDDDVEKLLDEHKLPIFSEISVCFSRVEMSQSHIKHLLNSSFRRTREEQFSERSLLRQFTQNGGVAKDSLSNHQDCMISADPRGTRYNKAKEWGIPVIHPVWIIDSIIRGAALDYNDYLLTNDMEESYENGCNVWSKLASEEKRPATRQSIRQPIEGPKKLNRGKKTEIWNSIMDHTNYDRKGLMADKTWDEESDSENNEEIEIVKPVETKGRSSLFLGFKFLLVGFTARESDLLSGGIEAFQGEITADINDTTMTHIIAPANKGSDASNLLRTIPNGIRSMVTSGDIKVVTEFFIERCIFYKKVVLDRWGQPIKGLINSSRKFKVSTSGFTGIELLHIEKLTKFLNFEYCESFSEQRDLLILNINLFKESFMKNLPKLFQYPHKDILNCPTYQSGQSSVSLLSAKNKIDAAKKWNIPVVSIAYLWEIFEKSQYKSMLIVPELNDPQWCIHAPINYIRPKSLIEYIKSMGETTSIRNSGDKNKENSDAVKLPSPRKVRPKQKYGKLMGSVSPSSMRSKLMDVAKSSMTSRSTIVMDDEKDEGEGTDVPETELNCDVTNDEDMSSQVRYEDVESMMNQERLLKKLEEESPQYRRELTANGSTAKRRKTKG is encoded by the coding sequence ATGCATTCACGAAAACCATTTTTAGGACTAACATTTTGCTGCACGGGAGTTGAAACAACTACGAGAAACGAAATCATGAGGATAATTGAGTCAATGGGCGGTGTACAGCATCTAGATCTCATGACCGATGTACAGTACCTTATTGTGGGAAATAGGAAAACTCAAAAATACCAATTCTGTATCAAGAACCGACTAGATATAAAGTATTTAACGAAGGATGCCGTATTCAAAATCCACGAGCAATGGCTAATAGGTGATGACGACGTGGAAAAGTTACTAGATGAACACAAGCTACCCATATTTAGCGAAATCAGTGTTTGTTTCTCACGGGTGGAAATGTCTCAGTCTCATATCAAGCACCTACTAAATTCCAGTTTCAGGCGTACTAGAGAAGAGCAATTTTCTGAAAGGCTGCTCCTAAGACAATTTACCCAGAATGGAGGCGTGGCAAAAGACTCTCTACTGAACCATCAAGATTGCATGATCAGTGCTGATCCTAGGGGTACGAGGTACAACAAGGCAAAGGAATGGGGCATTCCTGTGATACACCCTGTTTGGATCATTGATAGCATAATACGAGGTGCAGCTTTGGACTACAATGATTATTTATTGACGAATGATATGGAGGAGCTGTACGAGAACGGTTGTAATGTTTGGCTGAAATTGGCCagtgaagaaaaaagacCGGCGACCAGGCAGTCAATCAGGCAGCCCATAGAGGGACCAAAGAAACTTAATCGTGGGAAGAAGACGGAAATATGGAATTCAATTATGGATCACACAAATTATGATAGAAAGGGATTGATGGCAGATAAAACTTGGGATGAAGAAAGTGATTCCGAGAACAACGAGGAGATCGAAATTGTCAAGCCGGTTGAGACGAAGGGCAGAAGCAGCTTGTTTCTAGGATTCaagtttcttttggttGGATTCACAGCCAGGGAGTCTGATTTGTTAAGCGGTGGAATTGAAGCGTTTCAAGGAGAGATTACAGCAGATATTAATGACACAACCATGACACATATCATTGCCCCAGCGAATAAAGGAAGTGACGCATCTAATTTGTTACGTACTATACCCAATGGGATCAGACTGATGGTCACGAGTGGCGATATCAAGGTAGTGACTGaattttttattgaaaGGTGCATCTTTTACAAAAAGGTGGTGTTGGACAGGTGGGGACAACCCATCAAAGGATTGATAAATTCGTCaagaaaattcaaagtGTCGACATCAGGTTTCACCGGCATTGAGTTGTTGCATATAGAAAAGTTGACCAAGTTTCTAAACTTTGAATACTGTGAATCATTTTCGGAGCAGCGAGATTTGTTAATTCTCAACATCAACTTATTCAAGGAGAGCTTTATGAAgaatttgccaaaattGTTTCAGTACCCACACAAGGATATCCTCAATTGTCCCACGTATCAATCGGGCCAATCTTCAGTATCACTTTTATCAGCAAAGAACAAGATCGACGCTGCAAAGAAGTGGAATATACCTGTAGTATCAATTGCTTACTTGTGGGagatatttgaaaaatcacaGTACAAATCTATGTTAATAGTTCCTGAGTTGAACGATCCTCAATGGTGTATTCATGCTCCCATCAATTACATCCGGCCAAAGTCATTGATTGAGTATATAAAGAGTATGGGCGAGACAACGTCGATCAGAAACAGTGGGGacaaaaataaagagaATTCGGATGCCGTAAAACTACCGTCTCCGAGAAAGGTTAGACCAAAGCAGAAATATGGTAAATTAATGGGAAGTGTGTCGCCACTGTCAATGAGGAGCAAGCTAATGGATGTGGCAAAGAGTTCAATGACATCAAGATCAACCATTGTTATGGACGATGAGAAAGATGAAGGAGAAGGTACCGATGTACCAGAAACCGAATTAAATTGTGACGTCACAAACGACGAAGATATGTCCTCTCAAGTTAGATATGAGGATGTCGAgtcaatgatgaatcaagAGCGCctattgaagaagttggagGAAGAGTCGCCCCAGTATAGACGAGAGTTGACTGCAAATGGTAGCACAGCCAAACGACGCAAGACAAAAGGGTAA
- a CDS encoding Mrs4 membrane transporter (localized to the mitochondrial membrane), whose product MEHHEHQIQFLPKDPLEIDYEALPEDASLAAHLSAGALAGIAEHTVMFPIDSIKTRMQMNLSTKDLSRGLVKSISRISSTEGFRALWKGVSSVILGAGPAHAIYFSVFESTKTFLVNRLTNSPHSTRIVTDANHPLIASCAGVAATTASDALMTPFDMLKQRMQASAAHTENKSTSVRLIKLARDIYKHEGVSAFFISYPTTLFTNIPFAALNFGFYEYSSSLLNPNNSYNPYLHCVSGGIAGGVAAALTTPLDCVRTVLQTKGISQNESLRHVTGFKTAAKALYKEAGYAAFWKGLKPRVIFNIPGTAISWTAYEFCKEILIKG is encoded by the coding sequence ATGGAGCATCACGAACACCAGATACAGTTCTTACCAAAAGACCCCCTTGAAATAGACTATGAGGCATTACCAGAGGATGCATCTTTGGCTGCACATTTGAGTGCTGGTGCTTTGGCCGGTATAGCTGAACATACAGTGATGTTTCCTATAGATTCAATCAAGACGAGGATGCaaatgaatttgtcaacaaaagaCTTATCCCGTGGGTTGgtgaaatcaatatcacGAATCAGTTCGACTGAAGGTTTCAGGGCCTTGTGGAAAGGTGTTTCATCAGTAATACTAGGCGCAGGTCCAGCACATgcaatttatttttcagTTTTTGAGTCAACAAAGACATTCCTTGTCAATAGATTGACAAATTCTCctcattcaacaagaatAGTCACTGATGCAAATCATCCGCTTATAGCCAGTTGCGCGGGTGTTGCTGCCACCACAGCATCTGATGCGTTAATGACTCCATTTGATAtgttgaaacaaagaaTGCAAGCTAGCGCTGCACATACtgaaaacaaatcaaccTCGGTAAGATTGATTAAATTGGCTCGTGATATATACAAACACGAAGGTGTCTCTGccttttttatttcataCCCAACAACCTTATTCACAAACATTCCATTTGCTGCATTGAACTTTGGATTCTACGAATACAGTTCATCATTACTTAATCCAAATAACTCATATAACCCATATTTACATTGTGTTAGTGGAGGTATAGCGGGAGGTGTTGCTGCTGCATTAACCACACCGTTGGATTGTGTTAGAACAGTATTACAAACTAAAGGTATATCACAAAATGAAAGTTTGAGACATGTCACTGGATTCAAAACTGCTGCAAAAGCATTATATAAAGAAGCTGGGTATGCTGCATTTTGGAAAGGTCTTAAACCAAGAGTAATATTCAATATCCCAGGTACAGCTATATCGTGGACAGCATATGAATTCTGCAAGGAGATCTTGATTAAAGGATAA
- a CDS encoding Trm10 protein (S. cerevisiae homolog TRM10 has tRNA (guanine) methyltransferase activity, has role in tRNA methylation and localizes to cytoplasm, nucleus): MESESPHKKTKAPPPTSEEIQRRREARKNEVIPPGISRREWKKQQKLQRWEETKDQYRQDMRLKKKQQRERKRERLKHDQEYRNSIIKKPKNQIATNVNIAIDCEFDDLMNQKEIVSIANQIRSCYSSMRHCQYELPVQVLSFNKRLKQRYETSNPEYTSWKGIKFQSQTLADIITSENKHQFVYLTADTDNDIQELNPNHTYIIGGIVDKNRHKNLCFNKAKSMGLAMARLPIGQYIKINSRDVLVTSHVYEIICRWFECKDWREAFNKVLPPRKVVKSSNDGEYDALSGVVEGGNEEEGEDEDEG; this comes from the coding sequence ATGGAAAGCGAATCACCTCACAAAAAGACTAAAGCTCCACCTCCAACTCTGGAAGAGATACAAAGGCGACGTGAAGCTAGAAAGAATGAAGTGATACCTCCAGGAATATCCAGACGTGAATGgaaaaaacaacaaaagcttCAGCGATGGGAAGAGACAAAAGATCAGTATCGACAGGATATgaggttgaaaaagaaacaacagAGAGAGCGTAAGCGCGAGAGACTCAAACATGATCAAGAATATCGCAACAGTATCATCAAAAAGCCAAAGAATCAAATAGCCACTAATGTAAATATAGCTATTGATtgtgaatttgatgatttgatgaaCCAAAAGGAGATAGTATCGATAGCGAACCAAATTAGATCTTGCTACTCATCAATGAGACATTGTCAATATGAACTACCCGTTCAAGTCTTGTCCTTCAATAAACGACTCAAACAAAGGTATGAAACATCCAACCCTGAATATACATCATGGAAGGGAATCAAATTCCAATCACAAACTCTTGCTGATATAATAACATCAGAAaacaaacatcaatttGTCTATTTGACTGCAGATACCGACAATGatattcaagaattgaacCCCAACCACACATACATCATTGGTGGAATTGTCGATAAGAATCGACACAAAAATTTGTGTTTTAATAAAGCTAAATCAATGGGATTGGCAATGGCACGGTTACCTATTGGACAATATATCAAGATTAATAGTCGTGATGTGTTGGTGACTTCTCATGTGTATGAAATTATTTGTCGATGGTTTGAATGTAAAGATTGGCGAGAGGCATTTAATAAAGTGTTGCCGCCTAGGAAGGTGGTGAAGAGTAGCAATGATGGGGAATATGATGCACTTAGTGGTGTAGTAGAAGGTGGAAATGAAGAGGAAGGGgaagatgaggatgaaGGTTAA
- a CDS encoding Git1 glycerophosphoinositol permease, which produces MSTTRNQTDKSPEVVETVQTDGFEPLHSSDVPPQKQYYTYDAEARRHRLDGGVKLRDALMILCAGFALISDGYQNNVMSMLNKVFAIEYPKVYDTNLSTQVSNASLVGTIFGQLVIGICADLISRKSAIIIATCFLIFGSALCAASHGKTVLGMFWMLTIMRGVTGFGIGAEYPSSSVTASEAANESVKRRGMAFILATNVPLAFGGPFASIIFLIVNKITKTHYDALWRTMFAIGCFWPLSVFYFRMKMVTSVLFKKNAIRHKPPYWLALKYYWPRLLGTTVTWFLYDFVTFPNGIFSATIISNVISDTSDLEKIAEWNLLLGAIALPGCFVGAYIVDKIGKKYTMLIGFIGYIVFGLIVGIAYYRVKKITALFIVLYGLMQSFGNAGMGNVLGLVSSESFATPVRGTGYGISAIIGKVGAVCGTKAFDRVLTIGGSKASGQRYTFIIAACCGLLGVIVTWIFIPHLKTDDLLEEDVKFKNYLREQGWNGTIGLKEENDEENLDSSEDSDVVELQEQKPIEYKSNK; this is translated from the coding sequence ATGTCTACCACTAGGAACCAAACAGACAAATCTcctgaagttgttgaaacgGTGCAAACTGACGGGTTTGAACCATTGCACAGCAGTGATGTGCCACCCCAAAAACAGTACTACACTTATGATGCTGAAGCTAGACGCCATCGTTTAGATGGAGGTGTTAAACTTAGAGATGCCTTGATGATTCTTTGTGCTGGGTTTGCTTTGATTTCCGATGGGTACCAAAACAATGTCATGtcaatgttgaacaagGTATTTGCTATAGAGTATCCCAAAGTATATGATACCAATTTGTCAACTCAAGTTTCCAATGCTTCCCTAGTGGGTACCATTTTTGGTCAACTTGTCATCGGAATTTGTGCTGATTTGATTAGTAGAAAATCTGCCATTATTATTGCCACCTGTTTCTTGATATTCGGTAGTGCATTGTGTGCTGCTTCTCACGGTAAAACTGTATTGGGTATGTTTTGGATGTTGACGATTATGAGAGGTGTCACTGGATTTGGTATTGGTGCTGAATACCCTTCAAGTTCAGTCACGGCAAGTGAGGCAGCAAATGAATCTGTCAAGAGAAGAGGTATGGCATTTATTTTGGCAACAAATGTGCCATTGGCATTCGGTGGTCCATTTGCATCAATAATTTTCCTTATTGTCAACAAGATCACTAAGACGCATTACGATGCCTTGTGGAGAACCATGTTTGCCATTGGATGTTTCTGGCCATTATCAGTCTTTTATTTCAGAATGAAGATGGTCACCAGTGTATTGTTCAAGAAGAATGCTATAAGGCATAAACCACCATATTGGTTAGCCCTCAAGTATTATTGGCCAAGATTATTAGGAACTACTGTGACTTGGTTTTTGTATGATTTTGTAACTTTCCCCAATGGTATCTTTTCTGCCACCATTATTTCCAATGTTATTTCCGATACTagtgatttggaaaaaatcGCTGAATGGAACTTGTTGCTTGGTGCAATTGCTTTACCAGGATGTTTTGTTGGCGCTTAtattgttgacaaaattggaaagaagTACACCATGTTGATTGGATTCATTGGGTACATTGTATTTGGACtcattgttggtattgCTTATTACAGAGTCAAGAAAATTACGGCATTGTTTATCGTTCTTTATGGCTTGATGCAAAGTTTTGGTAATGCTGGTATGGGAAATGTTTTGGGACTAGTTTCAAGTGAATCATTCGCTACTCCAGTCAGAGGTACTGGTTATGGTATCAGTGCCATTATTGGTAAAGTTGGTGCTGTTTGTGGAACTAAAGCTTTCGATCGTGTGTTGACCATTGGTGGTTCAAAAGCCAGTGGTCAGAGATACACGTTCATTATTGCTGCTTGTTGTGGATTGTTGGGAGTTATCGTTACCTGGATATTCATTCCACACTTGAAGACTGATGATTTattggaagaagatgtCAAGTTTAAAAATTATCTTAGAGAACAAGGTTGGAATGGAACTATTGGTCTCAAAGAGGAAAATGATGAGGAGAACTTGGACAGCTCTGAGGATtctgatgttgttgaattgcAAGAACAAAAGCCAATTGAGTATAAGAGCAATAAGTAG
- a CDS encoding Rdh54 DNA-dependent ATPase (involved in DNA recombination and repair) — translation MGNIKPNAPFKPPRPFKEGDIQSLPPKDFPKRNGLLAKRPSPPINTAPVTAKRAKSESIPDSSGMKWTIQWRKKTNKKNKNWDGDGFATIRSTTFGCEITIKNSDGKVLSKKTFNSDPDLDDVVPIGMYEIILDEKLSQEEPNTSNVIDQVDKAEEVVVAPKIIQTQFKKVVQDEVFETRKPLYDQNQDECTLTPPPNVASHVPVRIDPILASKLRPHQLEGVSFLYECLMGFRNFKGNGCLLADEMGLGKTLMTITTIWTLLKQNPYPDQKKPVVNKVLVVCPVTLINNWREEFKKWLGLNKVNVLTLNNSMSDDKRDIINFGKLNVYQVLIINYEKVLAHYEELSTIPFDLLVCDEGHRLKNSANKVMINLTKLNISKKIVLTGTPIQNYLVEFYTLVSFLNPRVLPDAKTFQKEFINPITRARDVNCFNQEIKKQGEEVSQRLISLTHKFILRRTQAILENYLTNKTDILLFVPPTQLQLDLFDLIKKSEKFQQLDSGTISLSLINLFRKICNSPSLLASDDFYKSITDGSLKLSTSSGKLNALIPLVLEITAQKEKLVLISNYTTTLDLLEKVIKKLNLQYLRLDGTTPNNIRGKLVNRFNRDESISVFLLSSKSGGTGINLVGASRLILYDNDWNPSTDLQSMSRIHRDGQRKPCYIYRIFTTGCIDEKIFQRQLMKNKLSSKFLDNDASSKSDIFDYNDLKNLFEIDVGTKSNTHDLLGCSCAGDGFMLSHEIESDEDEDKTAIAKEWMSAAELQENIDKNGYSTTTKAVKKALNDYHHYTPELNQNLEFDSVLSRILSNKLFKNRSPFTYIMQKSNTQ, via the coding sequence atgggCAATATTAAACCAAATGCCCCATTCAAACCTCCTAGACCATTCAAAGAGGGTGACATACAGAGCTTGCCACCAAAAGATTTCCCCAAAAGAAATGGTTTACTTGCAAAACGTCCCAGCCCGCCAATCAATACTGCACCTGTTACTGCAAAGAGAGCTAAATCCGAATCTATCCCAGACTCATCGGGTATGAAATGGACAATACAGTGGAGgaagaaaacaaacaagaaaaacaaGAACTGGGATGGGGATGGGTTTGCCACGATTAGATCAACTACATTTGGTTGCGAAATCACAATTAAAAATTCAGATGGAAAAGTCTTGAGTAAAAAGACGTTTAACCTGGACCCAGACTTGGATGATGTGGTACCTATTGGAATGTACGAGATTATATTGGATGAGAAATTGAGTCAAGAAGAACCAAATACCTCAAATGTTATCGACCAGGTTGACAAAGCAGAGGAAGTGGTGGTTGCTCCCAAAATTATACAGACACAGTTTAAGAAAGTGGTACAGgatgaagtttttgaaaccaGGAAGCCATTGTATGATCAGAATCAGGATGAATGTACCCTAACCCCTCCTCCAAATGTTGCATCACATGTTCCGGTGAGAATCGATCCTATCCTCGCATCCAAATTGAGACCGCATCAATTGGAAGGTGTTAGCTTTTTGTATGAATGTTTGATGGGATTCCGTAATTTCAAAGGAAATGGTTGTCTTTTGGCAGATGAAATGGGATTGGGTAAGACGTTGATGACGATAACCACTATTTGGACgttattgaaacaaaaccCCTATCCTGACCAAAAGAAGCCAGTTGTCAACAAGGTGTTGGTCGTTTGTCCAGTTactttgatcaacaattggagaGAAGAATTCAAAAAGTGGCTAGGCTTGAACAAGGTGAATGTTTTGACTCTAAACAATTCAATGTCTGACGACAAGCGTGAtattatcaattttggaaagttgAATGTCTATCAAGTTCTCATTATCAATTACGAAAAAGTACTTGCTCACTACGAAGAGTTGTCCACAATTCCATTCGACTTATTGGTTTGTGACGAAGGGCATAGACTAAAAAATAGTGCCAATAAAGTGATGATTAATTTAACAAAGTTGAATATCTCGAAAAAGATTGTGTTGACAGGGACGCCAATACAGAACTACTTGGTTGAATTTTACACACTTGTGTCCTTTTTGAATCCACGCGTCTTGCCAGATGCAAAAACGTTTCAAAAAGAGTTTATCAATCCAATTACGAGGGCAAGAGatgtcaattgtttcaatcaAGAGATCAAAAAACAAGGTGAAGAAGTGTCACAGCGGTTGATTCTGTTGACACACAAGTTTATCCTTCGACGTACACAGGCAATACTTGAAAACTACTTGACAAATAAAACTGATATATTACTATTTGTCCCACCAACACAATTACAGCTAGACTTGTTTGATCTCATAAAGAAGTCAGAAAAGTTTCAGCAATTGGACTCTGGGACAATCTCATTGTCACTTATCAACTTGTTTCGCAAGATTTGCAACTCTCCATCATTATTGGCATCAGATGACTTTTATAAAAGTATAACCGATggaagtttgaaattgtctACCAGTTCTGGTAAACTAAATGCACTCATACCGTTGGTGTTGGAGATCACTGctcaaaaagagaaattagTGCTCATTTCAAACTACACCACCactttggatttgttgGAGAAAGTGATCAAAAAGCTCAATTTACAATATTTACGTTTAGACGGCACAACTCCAAACAACATAAGAGGCAAGCTTGTCAACAGATTCAACAGGGACGAACTGATTCTGGTGTTCCTACTATCGTCCAAGTCTGGTGGGACTGGCATCAACTTGGTTGGTGCATCAAGGTTAATCCTATACGATAATGATTGGAACCCCTCGACAGATTTGCAATCCATGTCAAGAATACATCGTGATGGACAAAGAAAGCCATGTTATATTTACAGGATCTTCACTACAGGTtgtattgatgaaaagatcTTCCAGCggcaattgatgaagaacaaattgagttcaaaatttcttgacAACGATGCCTCATCGAAATCGGATATTTTTGATTATAATGActtgaagaatttgtttgaaattgacgTGGGGACCAAGTCAAACACCCATGATTTATTAGGTTGTTCATGTGCCGGTGATGGTTTCATGTTGTCgcatgaaattgaatcagatgaagatgaagataaaaCTGCAATAGCAAAAGAATGGATGTCCGCTGCCGAGcttcaagaaaatattgacaaaAATGGGTATCTGACCACGACAAAAGCGGTGAAAAAAGCGTTAAACGATTACCATCATTATACTCCTGAGCTAAACCAAAACTTGGAGTTCGATTCAGTATTGAGTAGAATTCTCAGCAATAAGTTATTCAAAAACAGATCACCATTCACATATATAATGCAAAAGAGCAACACTCAGTAA
- a CDS encoding peptide N-glycanase, giving the protein MSSNIDYSRLKDELIIGYSKRKLSTEKKAAPSNIRETQSSSQVISSIHTLSDCLTRYQNPDALDKALDVIDLAKIYENVERREQESTNPLLNYDDFIVLELLRYFKHDFFIWLNSPSCRCGSSEVVQIGLKPPDPANNPDRISIIEIYQCKKCNQYVGFSRINNPAALLDTRKGRCGEWVNCFLLILTALIGEGKDRIRYVWNNEDHVWCEYYSFGLKRWVHLDPCEGVFDEPLLYCENWGKRMSYVIGFNKYSVVDLSRKYITQDRQIEQSDIVDPEKVKKVIDFFNVKKAEGYLAEARLTYPEKESWKLLYTDVFVPRNRELDDLATEESTPSSGLPKGRQTGSAEWTKARGEDG; this is encoded by the coding sequence ATGTCCTCGAATATAGACTACAGCCGCCTTAAAGATGAGTTGATAATTGGGTACTCCAAGAGAAAACTTTCAACTGAAAAGAAAGCCGCCCCTTCTAATATTCGTGAAACACAACTGTCTTCCCAAGtgatatcatcaattcacACACTTTCTGATTGTCTAACACGTTATCAGAACCCAGATGCATTGGATAAAGCTCTTGATGTAATAGATTTGGCTAAAATCTACGAAAACGTTGAGCGTCGTGAACAAGAGAGTACCAACCCTTTATTAAattatgatgattttataGTACTTGAGTTGCTACGGTATTTTAAGCatgatttcttcatttggtTAAATTCACCTTCATGTCGTTGCGGGTCATCAGAGGTGGTGCAAATAGGTCTTAAACCTCCAGATCCTGCTAATAATCCTGATCGTATTTCCATTATagaaatttatcaatgcaAGAAATGTAATCAATATGTTGGATTCTCTCGGATAAATAATCCTGCAGCATTGCTTGATACTCGTAAGGGTCGGTGTGGAGAATGGGTCAATTGCTTTTTACTAATATTGACGGCTTTAATTGGAGAAGGCAAGGATAGGATCAGGTATGTTTGGAATAATGAGGATCATGTTTGGTGCGAATATTACTCTTTTGGGTTGAAAAGATGGGTTCATTTAGACCCATGTGAAGGCGTATTTGACGAGCCATTATTATACTGTGAAAACTGGGGTAAGCGTATGTCATATGTCATTGGATTCAACAAATATAGCGTCGTTGATTTGAGTAGAAAATATATTACCCAAGACAGgcaaattgaacaactGGATATAGTTGATCCAGAAAAGGTGAAGAAGgtgattgattttttcaacGTGAAAAAAGCAGAAGGGTATCTCGCTGAAGCAAGATTGACTTATCCAGAAAAGGAGCTGTGGAAACTATTATACACTGATGTATTTGTCCCGAGAAACCGAGAACTTGATGATTTAGCGACTGAAGAATCCACTCCATCTTCTGGTTTACCCAAGGGTCGTCAGACAGGATCTGCCGAGTGGACTAAAGCTCGTGGTGAAGACGGTTAG
- a CDS encoding Ash1 GATA-like transcription factor codes for MSLVMSNHFNRFRSHSFEQNLPFKRSLEEDVETSNKRSKTAPPSPPSNVHSKVVIENIIRPKLPPTSLRSKSLSPKKQFVNLLSPSNSPSTSPLSSPENLKLPSINALKQNRPTPCSTVSSEFFDTCSDKSWRSELLDKIMKESKTYHLTKYNYLNNNCKPNFTSKLSSKISLETTATVDKKINFPFESNYTYLDGAFMTDVKNFPQYLKLANKPKSLVSPPTETPRTLQASAFTQPKTPTHQTDKLPSFHTLPSVGHPLSSHTTIFHPSSLEHYHNHRTSPPANTTHKFIIQSPKSSRSGLPKTPPRTHNHHQNSTRACISCGSQDSPCWRPSWSIKEGQLCNSCGLRYKKTSARCLNDACRKVPAKGEWALMQSKGKVTFEDGTDGYSCLDCGWKVEVK; via the coding sequence ATGAGTTTAGTCATGAGCAACCATTTCAATCGTTTTAGATCACATAGTTTCGAGCAAAATCTCCCCTTCAAGAGGTCCCTTGAAGAGGATGTCGAAACATCAAACAAGAGGTCCAAAACAGCTCCACCATCGCCACCATCAAATGTTCACTCAAAAGTTGTCATAGAAAATATCATAAGACCAAAGCTACCACCAACAAGTCTTAGGTCCAAATCTTTATCCCCAAAGAAGCAATTTGTGAACCTCCTTTCACCTTCAAACTCGCCATCAACATCTCCCTTGAGTTCTCCAGAAAATCTCAAATTACCAAGTATTAATGCATTGAAACAGAACCGCCCTACCCCTTGTTCCACAGTTTCACTGGAATTCTTTGACACCTGCAGTGACAAAAGCTGGAGGTCGGAGTTGTTGGACAAAATCAtgaaagaatcaaaaacttACCATCTCACTAAATACAACTATCTCAACAATAATTGCAAGCCAAATTTTACATCAAAACTAAGCTCCAAAATATCATTGGAAACAACTGCAACAGTCGAtaaaaaaatcaactttcCATTCGAGTCAAACTACACATATTTGGACGGCGCATTCATGACTGATGTCAAGAATTTCCCCCAATATTTGAAGCTTGCTAATAAGCCCAAATCACTTGTTTCACCACCAACTGAAACGCCTCGCACACTTCAAGCTTCAGCATTTACACAACCAAAAACACCAACACACCAAACAGACAAATTACCAAGCTTTCATACATTGCCGCTGGTCGGACATCCGCTTTCATCGcatacaacaatttttcatcctTCTTCGTTAGAGCACTACCACAACCACCGTACATCACCTCCAGCAAATACCACTCATAAATTTATAATTCAATCGCCAAAACTGTCACGCTCTGGCTTGCCTAAAACGCCACCTAGAACCCATAACCACCATCAAAACAGCACAAGAGCATGCATTTCATGTGGCCTGCAAGACTCGCCATGTTGGAGACCTTCTTGGTCCATTAAAGAGGGTCAACTTTGTAATTCTTGTGGATTGAGATACAAGAAGACATCAGCAAGATGTTTAAACGACGCATGCAGAAAAGTACCGGCCAAAGGGGAGTGGGCATTGATGCAAAGCAAAGGAAAAGTAACGTTTGAGGATGGAACTGATGGTTACAGTTGTTTGGATTGTGGTTGGAAAGTCGAGGTTAAGTAA